A stretch of Garra rufa chromosome 11, GarRuf1.0, whole genome shotgun sequence DNA encodes these proteins:
- the tnni1c gene encoding troponin I, skeletal, slow c: MAPRVQAKPKSKISASRKLSLKILLLQRAMEELEQEKVSRDEEKVKYLSEKLPPLQITGLSMDELQKLCRQLHAKIDVVDEERYDFEAKVVKNNKDIHELKLKVQDLGGKFKKPALRKVRVSADEMMRALLGSKHKGSMDLRANLKSVKKEDIKQEKVISTEVGDWRKNVEAMSGMEGRKKMFDAAGGGQ, translated from the exons ATGGCACCTCGGGTGCAAGCCAAG cCGAAGTCGAAGATTTCTGCATCTCGAAAACTCTCCCTGAAG atCCTTTTGCTCCAAAGAGCCATGGAGGAGTTGGAACAGGAGAAGGTCAGTCGCGATGAGGAGAAGGTGAAATATTTGAGTGAGAAGCTTCCGCCTCTTCAGATAACTGGCCTCTCAATGGATGAGCTGCAG AAACTGTGTCGGCAACTCCATGCTAAAATCGACGTAGTGGATGAGGAGAGATACGACTTTGAAGCCAAAGTAGTTAAAAACAACAAAGAT ATCCATGAGCTGAAGCTGAAGGTGCAAGATTTAGGAGGGAAGTTTAAGAAACCTGCCCTGAGGAAGGTGCGTGTGTCTGCCGATGAGATGATGAGGGCGCTGCTGGGCTCCAAACACAAGGGCTCTATGGATCTTAGAGCCAACCTCAAATCTGTGAAGAAAGAAGACATTAAACAAGAGAAG GTTATTTCGACGGAGGTGGGCGATTGGCGTAAGAACGTCGAGGCCATGTCTGGTATGGAGGGTAGGAAGAAGATGTTCGATGCTGCTGGTGGAGGACAGTAA